A window from Methylocystis sp. MJC1 encodes these proteins:
- a CDS encoding lysylphosphatidylglycerol synthase transmembrane domain-containing protein: MPPALSPQSNMLARSTKLFAGHGRHIALTLNACLFIYVAYWLSDKVSYRNVLDQLRQTPVHAILVAMAMNAAVLTLYGLRLAAILQTKPLPCFLIANVGFTLNSLIPFRVGEAAKIYVGGAYFGFPLGSLGAAVVIEKLYDLLAVVALALIVASTQSPFVDVPPSTPLALALILVPSILLLARFRPKTGVLRPSEWKILKSTRLESFVRQAETLLAHQSVPRAALCTALIWTMNVCLVLVLFRTIFPEIDFGVLSAMTLLAIGALAIAVPASPAGLGVFEAGIVAYLTTAHGVSAEKAISAALAYHLSITAPHTAIAFAFLVAGFPRFFGKKPADSVRGRKASPR; encoded by the coding sequence ATGCCCCCGGCGCTATCGCCGCAAAGCAATATGCTCGCGCGATCGACGAAACTCTTCGCCGGACACGGCCGGCATATTGCGCTTACGCTAAACGCATGCCTTTTCATTTATGTCGCTTATTGGCTCAGCGATAAGGTGAGCTACCGGAATGTGCTGGACCAACTGCGGCAAACGCCGGTGCACGCCATTCTCGTCGCAATGGCCATGAACGCGGCGGTTCTGACGCTTTATGGATTGCGGCTCGCCGCGATATTGCAGACAAAACCGCTTCCCTGTTTTCTCATCGCGAATGTCGGCTTCACGCTGAACAGCCTGATCCCCTTCCGGGTCGGGGAAGCCGCGAAGATCTATGTGGGCGGGGCATATTTTGGCTTTCCGCTCGGTAGCCTCGGCGCCGCGGTCGTGATCGAGAAGCTCTATGATCTCTTGGCGGTCGTCGCGCTTGCCCTCATTGTCGCCAGCACGCAGTCGCCGTTTGTCGACGTCCCGCCATCGACGCCTCTTGCACTCGCCCTGATCCTCGTCCCGAGCATTTTACTGCTCGCGCGGTTTCGGCCGAAGACGGGCGTCTTGCGACCGTCGGAATGGAAAATACTGAAAAGCACGCGGCTCGAGTCTTTCGTGCGACAGGCGGAAACGCTGCTCGCACATCAAAGCGTCCCACGAGCTGCGCTTTGCACCGCGCTGATCTGGACCATGAATGTCTGTCTGGTCCTGGTCCTCTTCAGGACGATCTTTCCCGAGATCGACTTTGGCGTGCTTTCCGCCATGACGCTGCTCGCGATCGGCGCACTGGCGATCGCTGTCCCCGCCAGCCCCGCGGGGCTTGGCGTGTTCGAGGCGGGCATCGTCGCCTATCTGACGACGGCGCATGGGGTGTCGGCGGAAAAAGCGATCTCGGCGGCGCTGGCCTATCACCTCTCGATCACCGCGCCCCATACGGCGATCGCCTTCGCCTTTCTGGTCGCCGGATTTCCGCGCTTTTTCGGAAAGAAGCCAGCCGACAGCGTGAGAGGCCGCAAAGCTTCGCCCCGTTGA
- the phbB gene encoding acetoacetyl-CoA reductase, whose translation MARVAVVTGGTRGIGEAISKALKAAGYNVAATYAGNDEAANKFKAETGIPVYKFDVSDYDACAAGVAAIEKDLGPVEILVNNAGITKDRLFHKMELAQWQAVINTNLNSLFNVTRPVINGMRDRGFGRIIVISSINGQKGQAGQTNYSASKAGDIGFVKALAQESASKGITVNAIAPGYIGTDMVKAVPQDVLDKHIIPYIAVGRLGEPEEIARAVVFLAADDAGFITGSTLTVNGGQYMA comes from the coding sequence ATGGCGAGAGTTGCAGTTGTCACGGGCGGCACGCGCGGCATCGGCGAGGCGATTTCGAAGGCGCTGAAGGCCGCTGGTTACAATGTTGCCGCCACCTATGCCGGCAATGACGAGGCCGCCAACAAGTTCAAGGCCGAGACCGGCATTCCGGTCTATAAGTTCGACGTGTCCGATTACGACGCTTGCGCGGCCGGCGTCGCCGCCATCGAGAAGGACCTCGGCCCGGTCGAGATCCTCGTCAACAACGCCGGCATCACCAAGGACCGCCTGTTCCACAAGATGGAGCTCGCGCAGTGGCAGGCGGTGATCAACACCAACCTGAACTCGCTCTTCAACGTCACGCGCCCGGTCATCAACGGCATGCGCGACCGTGGTTTCGGCCGCATCATCGTCATCTCGTCGATCAATGGCCAGAAGGGCCAGGCCGGCCAGACGAACTACTCGGCCTCCAAGGCCGGCGACATCGGCTTCGTGAAGGCGCTGGCGCAGGAGAGCGCCTCCAAGGGCATCACCGTCAACGCCATCGCGCCGGGCTATATCGGCACCGACATGGTGAAGGCCGTGCCGCAGGACGTGCTCGACAAGCACATCATCCCCTATATCGCCGTCGGCCGCCTCGGCGAGCCGGAGGAGATCGCCCGCGCTGTCGTGTTCCTGGCCGCGGATGACGCCGGCTTCATCACCGGCTCGACGCTGACCGTCAACGGCGGCCAGTATATGGCGTAA
- a CDS encoding acetyl-CoA C-acetyltransferase — translation MTTDIVIVSAARTAVGSFNGAFATVPAHELGAAAVKAALERAKLEAGVVDEVILGQVLTAAQGQNPARQTAIKAGVPDSKTAFTVNQVCGSGLRAVALAAQQIQAGDAQIIVAGGQESMSLSAHAAHLRAGTKMGDMKFIDTMIMDGLTDAFNNYHMGITAENVAKKWQITREEQDAFAVASQNKAEAAQKAGKFKDEIVPFTISTRKGDVTVDADEYVKHGVTLEGVSKLRPAFIKDGTVTAANASGINDGGAALVVMSAAEAAKRGLTPLARIASWATAGVDPSEMGSGPIPASRKALEKAGWKVSDLDLVEANEAFAAQALAVNKDMGWNTDIVNVNGGAIAIGHPIGASGARVLITLLHEMGRRNAKKGLATLCIGGGMGIALTVER, via the coding sequence ATGACGACCGATATCGTGATCGTTTCCGCGGCGCGCACCGCCGTCGGATCGTTCAACGGAGCCTTTGCGACGGTTCCGGCCCACGAGCTCGGCGCCGCTGCTGTCAAAGCCGCCCTGGAGCGCGCCAAGCTCGAAGCCGGCGTGGTCGACGAAGTCATCCTCGGCCAGGTGCTGACCGCCGCCCAGGGCCAGAACCCGGCCCGCCAGACGGCCATCAAGGCCGGCGTTCCGGACTCCAAGACCGCTTTCACCGTCAATCAGGTCTGCGGCTCGGGCCTGCGCGCCGTCGCGCTCGCCGCCCAGCAGATCCAGGCGGGCGACGCCCAGATCATCGTCGCCGGCGGCCAGGAGTCCATGTCGCTCTCGGCCCACGCCGCGCATCTGCGCGCCGGCACCAAGATGGGCGACATGAAGTTCATCGACACGATGATCATGGACGGCCTCACCGACGCCTTCAACAACTACCACATGGGCATCACCGCCGAGAACGTCGCCAAGAAGTGGCAGATCACCCGCGAGGAGCAGGACGCTTTCGCCGTCGCCTCGCAGAACAAGGCCGAAGCCGCCCAGAAGGCCGGCAAGTTCAAGGACGAGATCGTCCCCTTCACGATCTCGACCCGCAAGGGCGACGTGACGGTCGACGCCGACGAATATGTCAAGCACGGCGTGACGCTCGAAGGCGTCTCCAAGCTGCGTCCGGCCTTCATCAAGGACGGCACGGTGACGGCGGCCAACGCCTCCGGCATCAATGACGGCGGCGCGGCGCTCGTCGTGATGAGCGCGGCCGAGGCGGCCAAGCGCGGCCTCACCCCGCTCGCCCGCATCGCCTCCTGGGCGACCGCCGGCGTCGATCCGTCGGAGATGGGCTCGGGCCCGATCCCGGCCTCGCGCAAGGCGCTGGAGAAGGCCGGCTGGAAGGTCTCCGACCTCGATCTCGTCGAGGCCAATGAGGCCTTCGCCGCTCAGGCCCTCGCCGTCAACAAGGACATGGGCTGGAACACGGACATCGTGAACGTCAATGGCGGCGCCATCGCCATCGGCCATCCGATCGGCGCTTCGGGCGCGCGCGTTCTCATCACCCTGCTGCATGAGATGGGCCGCCGCAACGCCAAGAAGGGCCTCGCGACGCTGTGCATCGGCGGCGGCATGGGCATCGCCCTGACCGTGGAGCGCTAA
- the phaR gene encoding polyhydroxyalkanoate synthesis repressor PhaR: MANEKKPTVIKKYANRRLYDTGTSTYVTLEDLATMVKRGEDFVVCDAKSGEDITRPVLTQIIFEQEGKDGQSLLPIAFLRQLIRFYGDSMQMLVPSYLEFSIDKLTKEQQKFRDQFSSALPPGPFTEPTRQAFQAMEEQARKNMAVFRQALTMFNPFGLPAENISSGASSSIDGHEASAAAGKEAGDVAELKRQLDELNKRIDNLSKPG, from the coding sequence ATGGCGAACGAGAAGAAACCGACCGTAATCAAGAAATACGCCAACCGTCGGCTCTATGACACGGGGACGAGCACTTACGTTACGCTGGAGGATCTCGCCACGATGGTCAAGCGCGGCGAGGATTTCGTCGTTTGCGACGCCAAGAGCGGCGAGGACATCACCCGGCCGGTTCTGACCCAGATCATCTTCGAGCAGGAGGGCAAGGACGGCCAGAGCCTGCTGCCGATCGCCTTCTTGCGTCAGCTCATCCGCTTCTACGGCGACAGCATGCAGATGCTGGTGCCGAGCTATCTCGAGTTCTCGATCGACAAGCTCACCAAGGAACAGCAAAAATTCCGCGACCAATTCTCCTCCGCGCTGCCGCCGGGCCCCTTCACTGAGCCCACCCGGCAGGCCTTCCAGGCGATGGAGGAGCAGGCGCGCAAGAACATGGCCGTGTTCCGGCAGGCGCTTACCATGTTCAACCCCTTTGGCTTGCCGGCCGAAAACATTTCGAGCGGGGCGTCGTCCTCGATCGACGGGCACGAAGCCTCGGCCGCTGCAGGCAAGGAGGCGGGCGACGTCGCCGAGCTGAAACGGCAACTCGACGAGCTCAATAAGCGTATCGATAATCTCTCCAAACCCGGCTGA
- a CDS encoding GGDEF domain-containing protein, translating to MGHIIDTVATLTDHRDRNALVDTLLSVFHGLLGASRLTLWNIVDRKGSVWIRRRADFGSPRGEEIEAPAPQPSNMLIPLETCGALRDCFNSKEPSCGAAGPAGGVRYVFPVMDGQEVIDLLEVTRSSPLSHEQQRMITGMLRIYRNHLGILDYGDCDELTGLRNRRTFHDSFARLGSCAGCQEKCNNVRTPCARYPYLAVVDIDHFKRVNDSFGHPFGDEVLVLFAGLLRECFSDHDRLFRFGGEEFLVILDHATMDEAFGALENFRNRIEVFRFPQVGPITASVGYTRVTGGDTGASAFGRADAALYVAKQSGRNQIRSHEMLVADGLIQGKIAVGQDVELF from the coding sequence ATGGGCCACATTATCGATACGGTTGCGACCCTTACCGATCACCGGGATAGGAACGCGCTCGTAGACACATTGTTATCGGTGTTTCACGGTCTGCTGGGCGCTTCCCGGCTGACTCTTTGGAATATTGTCGACCGGAAGGGATCGGTGTGGATACGCCGGCGGGCGGATTTCGGATCGCCGCGCGGCGAAGAGATCGAAGCTCCCGCGCCCCAGCCCAGCAATATGCTTATCCCCCTCGAGACGTGCGGCGCCTTGCGCGATTGTTTCAATTCGAAAGAGCCATCGTGCGGCGCGGCGGGCCCGGCGGGCGGGGTGCGCTACGTCTTTCCCGTCATGGATGGGCAGGAAGTGATCGACCTGCTGGAGGTCACGCGTTCTTCGCCCCTCAGTCACGAACAGCAGCGCATGATCACGGGGATGCTGCGCATCTACCGCAACCATCTGGGCATATTGGACTACGGAGACTGCGACGAGCTCACGGGGCTGCGCAACCGGCGAACCTTCCACGACAGCTTCGCAAGGCTCGGCAGTTGCGCCGGCTGCCAGGAAAAATGCAACAACGTGCGCACGCCTTGCGCGCGCTACCCCTATCTTGCGGTCGTCGACATCGACCATTTCAAGCGCGTCAACGACTCCTTCGGCCATCCGTTCGGGGACGAGGTTTTGGTTCTCTTCGCGGGTTTGCTGCGGGAGTGCTTCAGCGATCACGACCGCTTGTTCAGATTTGGCGGGGAAGAGTTTCTGGTCATTCTTGACCACGCGACAATGGATGAGGCCTTTGGCGCGCTCGAGAATTTCAGAAACAGGATCGAGGTATTCCGTTTTCCGCAGGTCGGGCCGATAACGGCCAGCGTCGGCTATACGCGGGTGACCGGCGGGGATACTGGCGCAAGCGCCTTCGGCCGCGCCGATGCGGCGCTTTATGTCGCCAAGCAAAGCGGGCGGAATCAGATCCGCTCGCATGAGATGCTGGTGGCTGACGGGCTGATACAGGGCAAGATCGCCGTCGGCCAGGACGTCGAGCTGTTTTGA
- the ychF gene encoding redox-regulated ATPase YchF, whose protein sequence is MGFKCGIVGLPNVGKSTLFNALTQTAAAQAANYPFCTIEPNVGEVAVPDPRLEELTRVAGSKQIIPTRLTFVDIAGLVRGASKGEGLGNQFLANIRECDAIAHVVRCFEDGDVTHVEGGVDPIRDIETIETELMLADLESLEKRVVPLEKKAKGGDKESKELLDLMNRCLVLLRDGKPARMAKVAEEERVNFNGLGLLSSKPVLYVCNVEETSAAEGNANSAKVAARAAEEGAASVVVSAKIESEIAVMPIEEQKDFLEAVGLTEPGLNRVIRAGYDLLHLITYFTVGPKEARAWTIEKGTRAPQAAGVIHTDFEKGFIRAETIAYDDYVAYKGEAGARDAGRLRLEGKDYVVADGDVMHFRFNT, encoded by the coding sequence ATGGGCTTTAAATGCGGCATCGTCGGTCTGCCGAATGTCGGCAAATCGACCCTTTTCAACGCGCTGACCCAGACGGCGGCGGCGCAGGCCGCAAATTACCCCTTCTGCACCATCGAGCCGAATGTCGGCGAAGTGGCGGTGCCCGACCCGCGCCTGGAAGAACTCACCAGGGTGGCCGGCTCCAAGCAGATCATTCCCACGCGGCTGACCTTCGTCGATATCGCGGGCCTCGTGCGTGGCGCCTCCAAAGGCGAAGGGCTGGGCAATCAGTTTCTCGCCAATATCCGCGAATGCGACGCCATCGCCCATGTCGTGCGCTGCTTCGAGGACGGCGACGTGACCCATGTCGAAGGCGGCGTCGATCCGATCCGCGACATAGAAACGATCGAAACCGAGCTGATGCTCGCTGACCTCGAAAGTCTCGAGAAGCGCGTCGTCCCGCTGGAGAAGAAGGCCAAGGGCGGCGACAAGGAGTCCAAGGAGCTTCTCGACCTCATGAACCGCTGCCTGGTTCTGCTGCGCGACGGCAAGCCGGCCCGCATGGCGAAGGTCGCCGAGGAAGAGCGCGTAAACTTCAACGGGCTTGGGCTCCTGTCATCGAAGCCCGTTCTCTATGTCTGCAATGTGGAGGAAACCTCAGCCGCCGAAGGCAACGCCAATTCCGCCAAGGTTGCCGCCCGCGCCGCCGAGGAAGGCGCCGCCTCGGTCGTCGTCTCCGCCAAGATCGAGAGCGAGATCGCGGTGATGCCCATCGAGGAGCAGAAGGACTTTCTAGAGGCGGTCGGCCTCACGGAGCCCGGCCTCAATCGCGTCATCCGCGCCGGTTACGACCTGTTGCATCTCATCACCTATTTTACCGTCGGCCCGAAGGAGGCCCGCGCCTGGACCATCGAAAAAGGCACGCGCGCGCCACAGGCCGCAGGCGTGATCCACACCGATTTCGAGAAGGGCTTCATCCGCGCCGAAACCATCGCCTATGACGATTACGTCGCCTACAAGGGCGAAGCGGGCGCGCGCGATGCGGGAAGGCTGCGGCTGGAAGGCAAGGACTATGTCGTCGCCGACGGCGACGTGATGCACTTCCGGTTCAATACGTAA
- a CDS encoding di-heme-cytochrome C peroxidase, whose product MSSVATLGAASLITLASAFPSAAEVTYANQGSQWTQANRNDFYTRDQGARIIPFAWFKALKRTDGTGFLDDSMARYGYLPNPESPTPGLPVGFLTASESGVRTLSMTCSGCHVRQINVQGASWRIDGGPALSDFQSFLTDLDKAVEKILTDQAAFDEFAKAVGSQSPHAHKQLHDDVEAWFKPYHTLMTRALPTPGWGVGRADAVSMIFNRVAGLDIGHPPLRIIEENIARADAPVRYPFVWNAPIQDITQWPGFAKNGDDILGLARNVGEVYGVFGVYRPSKILPDLNIVDFLNESSLNFAGLQQLEFLLKKIDPPKWPWKLDPDLVTRGKAIYEKDCASGCHAETAGEPRLCNPNTWATPLQDVETDSREYKILAREADTGVLEGAFIPLVPGADTPLKPRDKIFSILGVSVIGSILEAPLHFGLDVFKPIVDACIQRDSRSPQQLQAAINSQIKSALKNLYAKPETAAPIKYESRVMKGIWAVAPYLHNGSVPTLADLLKPAAERPASFKVGVNYDIENVGLAKDQPGLNSTYTADDCSKRDSGNSRCGHEFGTKLAPEEKKALLEYLKSL is encoded by the coding sequence ATGTCGTCAGTCGCCACACTCGGTGCCGCATCGCTCATAACCCTGGCAAGCGCTTTTCCATCCGCAGCGGAAGTGACTTACGCGAACCAAGGGAGCCAATGGACCCAGGCGAACCGTAACGACTTTTATACGCGGGACCAGGGCGCGCGAATCATTCCCTTCGCTTGGTTCAAAGCCTTGAAGCGCACCGACGGCACGGGCTTCCTCGACGACAGCATGGCCCGCTACGGCTATCTGCCCAATCCTGAAAGCCCGACGCCAGGCCTGCCCGTCGGGTTCCTGACCGCCTCGGAAAGCGGCGTCAGGACGCTGAGCATGACATGCTCCGGCTGCCACGTTCGTCAAATCAACGTCCAGGGCGCCTCCTGGCGCATCGACGGCGGGCCGGCGCTATCCGATTTCCAGTCTTTCCTGACGGATCTCGACAAGGCAGTCGAGAAAATCCTTACCGATCAAGCCGCCTTCGACGAATTCGCAAAAGCTGTCGGTTCGCAGAGCCCGCATGCGCATAAGCAACTGCATGACGACGTCGAGGCATGGTTCAAGCCCTATCACACGCTGATGACGCGCGCGCTTCCGACACCCGGCTGGGGCGTCGGCCGCGCCGATGCGGTCTCGATGATCTTCAACCGCGTTGCGGGCCTCGATATCGGCCACCCGCCGCTGCGGATCATCGAAGAGAATATCGCGCGCGCCGACGCGCCCGTGCGCTATCCCTTCGTTTGGAATGCGCCCATCCAGGACATCACCCAATGGCCTGGATTCGCGAAGAACGGCGATGACATTCTCGGCCTCGCGAGGAATGTCGGCGAGGTTTACGGCGTGTTCGGCGTCTATCGCCCCTCGAAGATTCTGCCGGATCTGAACATCGTCGATTTTCTCAACGAGTCCTCGCTTAACTTCGCCGGCTTGCAGCAGCTCGAATTCCTGCTCAAGAAAATCGACCCGCCGAAATGGCCCTGGAAGCTCGACCCTGATCTCGTCACGCGAGGCAAAGCGATCTACGAAAAGGATTGCGCGAGCGGCTGCCACGCCGAGACGGCGGGAGAGCCGCGTCTCTGCAATCCCAATACCTGGGCGACGCCGCTTCAGGACGTCGAAACGGATTCGCGCGAATATAAAATCCTCGCGCGAGAAGCCGATACGGGCGTGCTGGAAGGGGCGTTCATCCCGCTGGTTCCCGGCGCAGACACGCCGTTGAAGCCCAGGGACAAGATTTTCTCCATTCTCGGCGTGTCCGTGATCGGCTCGATCCTGGAGGCGCCGCTGCATTTCGGCCTGGACGTCTTCAAGCCGATCGTCGACGCCTGCATCCAGCGGGATTCGAGATCGCCGCAGCAGCTGCAGGCGGCGATTAACAGCCAGATCAAATCGGCTCTGAAGAACCTTTACGCGAAGCCCGAAACAGCGGCCCCCATCAAATATGAATCGCGCGTGATGAAGGGCATTTGGGCTGTCGCGCCCTATCTGCACAACGGCTCGGTGCCGACGCTCGCCGATCTGCTGAAACCGGCTGCCGAGCGCCCGGCTTCCTTCAAGGTCGGCGTGAACTACGATATCGAGAATGTCGGTCTGGCCAAGGATCAGCCGGGTCTGAACTCGACCTATACGGCGGACGACTGCTCCAAGCGCGACTCGGGCAACAGCCGCTGCGGCCATGAGTTCGGGACGAAACTGGCGCCCGAGGAGAAGAAGGCGCTCCTCGAATATTTGAAGAGCCTCTGA